The following is a genomic window from Desulfofarcimen acetoxidans DSM 771.
GACAAGAGCGGCAACTTTAGAAGTAAGAACGGTTGCACTTACTATTACGATGGCAGCAACAATATGTACGAAGCAAAACTGCCCAATGCCTTTATCTACTATGGCCGAGACGACGAAGGGCGTGTCTTCAACATCGAGTACAACCCGGTCTACACTCTGAATGGCCAGGTGCATTACGCCACCAGCCAAAGAATAATGAACTATCTGCCCAACGGCTGGTGCAACAGCATCCTGGATCAGTACTTCCCCTATGCATCCGGCTATTCATATGGCTACAATGCAGACGGCACCATCTCCGGTTACAACTCATGGAATGGCACGCACAGTTTCAGCTATGACGCCGACGGCAGGCTTACCTCATGGACATACAACGGTGTTCAACAGAATTACACATATGATGCCGCCGGCAACCTCCTGACCAAAGGGGACATGGAATTCACCTATAACAGAAGCAACGAAATTACGAATCCCGGTTTCACCTACGATCGGAACGGCAACATGACCGGCGACGGAAGCTTCAATTACACCTATAACGCCCTGAACCAGCTCGTCCAGGTCAACAAGGTATCCAACGGCAGCCTGGTGGCCACCTATACCTACAACCACGACGGTAGCAGGAGGAGCAAGACCACCTCTCAGGGAACAACCAACTACAACTGGGATGTCTTCGGTAACTGTGACTTTGTCTGAGGGGGATTTGCTGTGAAGGAATATTTTCCATTCATATTCATAATTCATAGTATAAAATATTATTGTATTTGGTATTCCAATGAAAGAGACGGTTTCATAACGGAATCAAATAAGATAAGATATTTTGATAATATGGAGAATCTTTTTACTTATGCAACCAGCAATAATATAAAGATTGAAGAAAGAAAAACCATTTTATCAATTGATAAAGCCTTAACATGGTTACAACAGAATAAAAAAGAGATAGATTGCACATATTTCCTTGATTATTGGAATATTATTTCTGATTTAGCGAATTCGTTAGACACTAAATTCTATGGGAATCAAGACAATAACATAATTAATTTAATTTATGACAAGTTATTTTATGGAAATAATTTAACAGCTTTAAAACATGATGGGGAAACGTTTACACCTGATTGGACAGCAGAAGAAGTTAATGAATTAATTGAAGTTATTAAGGATGGCATACGCGTAGTAGGTTTCCAATTCGAGGCAATGTCTGTTAATTTGTGAATATCTCTTGAAAGGGTCAGTGATGCAACTTGCTACTGCTAGCTTTTCGTAAAATTAGACGGTAGGGAAAAGCGGAAAACTAATCCAGCCTCAGGGCAGTCACCACAGCCGCTAAGCCCTACTATCTGGACGGAATCAAATGAGGCTATATTGTGGTAATGGGCTTCTGTTTAAAATTTTTTGAAAAATTTTTGATTAAAAAGTAAAAACCAGAGTGAAATCACCCTGGCTTTTACTTTTTAGGCTCTGCAATAAAACCTAGATTCCTGCATATACATAACGAGGAATCGCTTAACCGGTTCATTTACAAGGCTTTTGGCAAATATTAAGTTCTTGAAGGACTCGTTATGTGTGCAAATACCTAACGAGGTGACTATGCAGTTAAATTAAGAGTTTAAGGCTATATCGTTATGTGTTACCGGGAATCCAGGTTTTAGGGCGTTGCAGGACCATCCGGTTTCTGAAGATTCCCTGAACTCCTTGAACAATCAGGAACTGCACCAACAGCTATTCCCAGAGGAATCACAGGTGCCTGTTCTTGTCACTCCTGCATACGATTATGTCCACAAGGAACTTTTGAAAAGCGATGTGACACTAAAGCTCTTATGGGAAGAATACGGTTGATACCTGCCGCCGTTCGGAGAACAACAATACCCTTGATTATTGGTGTTAAACCAGGAAATACCCACAACAAAATATCATAATAATTTTATTCATTGAAACAATGTGTTAATTAGTGTAAAATAAAACCATAATACCGAGAGTTGTGATAATATGTCTCAAGATTACGATCTTATATTAAAGGCACTGGCTGAAAGGTACCCATCTCATTTTGTAGAAATGGTACGAGGTATAACTGTAGAAGACGTTCAGCGAGTAGAAAAGGAAGCTATAGCGGTAAAGCGAGAGTCTGATATGCTTTTTCGAGTTAGTGAAGATGGCTACGAATATCTTATGGCTATTGAAATGCAGATTAGGCCGGACCGGGAAATGCCTCGACGACTTTTAGAATACACTGCTATGCAGCATCGGGAGTTTAAGAAACCAGTTTACCCTGTAATAGTAAACCTTACAGGGCATAAAAAGAA
Proteins encoded in this region:
- a CDS encoding RHS repeat domain-containing protein, translated to MGVALPNGQSESLTYNNANRLTRVTLSNGTCYNYSYDGAGDLTGVTEQNGDGYSWNYDSAHRVTGTTDPFGYQLTYIWDKSGNFRSKNGCTYYYDGSNNMYEAKLPNAFIYYGRDDEGRVFNIEYNPVYTLNGQVHYATSQRIMNYLPNGWCNSILDQYFPYASGYSYGYNADGTISGYNSWNGTHSFSYDADGRLTSWTYNGVQQNYTYDAAGNLLTKGDMEFTYNRSNEITNPGFTYDRNGNMTGDGSFNYTYNALNQLVQVNKVSNGSLVATYTYNHDGSRRSKTTSQGTTNYNWDVFGNCDFV